One part of the Lycium ferocissimum isolate CSIRO_LF1 chromosome 8, AGI_CSIRO_Lferr_CH_V1, whole genome shotgun sequence genome encodes these proteins:
- the LOC132068737 gene encoding rhomboid-like protein 14, mitochondrial isoform X3 codes for MERGRGRWGSVSRGMLPLLALNTLTEYYRLDRKPPVTAGLLAANTIIYLRPSFLDPVIPSINEVWFNPHLILKLETSMGTVEFASTVAALVAMSQSITLLLAKSLLLFFDYERPYYQEYAVGFSGVLFAMKVILNAQSDDYTYVHGLLVPTRYAAWAELILIQMFVPGVSFLGHLGGILAGLLFLRLKASYSGANPLRTIIGGLSHALNWPLRFVKCLFRRQPRIAGRGTVGGRQTGDTSQVWRCQTCTFDNSGWLSICEMCGTSRTDDGLSSLDSIDEIQDLSLDELRRWRLQRFGRR; via the exons ATGGAAAGAGGAAGGGGAAGGTGGGGTTCAGTATCACGTGGAATGCTACCTCTATTAGCACTCAATACACTAACCGAATATTACAGGCTTGACAGAAAACCACCGGTTACAGCAGGACTTCTTGCTGCTAATACAATTATATACTTAAGACCCAGTTTTCTTGATCCTGTAATCCCGAGCATTAATGAAGTCTGGTTTAATCCTCATCTCATCCTTAAG TTGGAGACATCAATGGGAACTGTAGAATTTGCATCGACAGTTGCAGCCTTAGTTGCTATGTCACAGAGCATCACACTATTGCTTGCAAAGTCACTTCTGCTGTTCTTTGACTATGAGCGGCCCTACTACCAGGAATATGCTGTGGGGTTTTCTGGTGTCCTCTTTGCCATGAAAGTTATTCTCAATGCACAATCAGATGATTATACTTACGTGCATGGGCTGTTGGTACCGACTCGTTATGCTGCCTGGGCGGAATTGATTCTCATACAAATGTTCGTCCCTGGTGTCTCATTTCTTGGCCACCTTGGTGGAATACTTGCCGGCCTTCTGTTTTTGCGTTTGAAAGCATCGTATTCAGGTGCAAATCCACTGAGGACGATCATCGGAGGTCTTAGCCATGCATTGAACTGGCCTTTAAGGTTTGTGAAGTGCTTATTCCGAAGGCAACCAAGAATTGCTGGTAGAGGAACCGTTGGTGGGAGACAGACGGGAGATACATCTCAAGTGTGGAGATGCCAAACATGTACATTTGATAATTCAGGCTGGTTAAGTATTTGTGAGATGTGTGGCACAAGTCGTACTGACGATGGGCTGTCATCTCTTGATTCAATAGATGAGATTCAAGACCTATCCTTGGATGAACTGCGGCGTTGGAGACTTCAAAGATTTGGTAGACGATAA
- the LOC132068737 gene encoding rhomboid-like protein 14, mitochondrial isoform X2 — MERGRGRWGSVSRGMLPLLALNTLTEYYRLDRKPPVTAGLLAANTIIYLRPSFLDPVIPSINEVWFNPHLILKGIQLETSMGTVEFASTVAALVAMSQSITLLLAKSLLLFFDYERPYYQEYAVGFSGVLFAMKVILNAQSDDYTYVHGLLVPTRYAAWAELILIQMFVPGVSFLGHLGGILAGLLFLRLKASYSGANPLRTIIGGLSHALNWPLRFVKCLFRRQPRIAGRGTVGGRQTGDTSQVWRCQTCTFDNSGWLSICEMCGTSRTDDGLSSLDSIDEIQDLSLDELRRWRLQRFGRR, encoded by the exons ATGGAAAGAGGAAGGGGAAGGTGGGGTTCAGTATCACGTGGAATGCTACCTCTATTAGCACTCAATACACTAACCGAATATTACAGGCTTGACAGAAAACCACCGGTTACAGCAGGACTTCTTGCTGCTAATACAATTATATACTTAAGACCCAGTTTTCTTGATCCTGTAATCCCGAGCATTAATGAAGTCTGGTTTAATCCTCATCTCATCCTTAAG GGGATTCAGTTGGAGACATCAATGGGAACTGTAGAATTTGCATCGACAGTTGCAGCCTTAGTTGCTATGTCACAGAGCATCACACTATTGCTTGCAAAGTCACTTCTGCTGTTCTTTGACTATGAGCGGCCCTACTACCAGGAATATGCTGTGGGGTTTTCTGGTGTCCTCTTTGCCATGAAAGTTATTCTCAATGCACAATCAGATGATTATACTTACGTGCATGGGCTGTTGGTACCGACTCGTTATGCTGCCTGGGCGGAATTGATTCTCATACAAATGTTCGTCCCTGGTGTCTCATTTCTTGGCCACCTTGGTGGAATACTTGCCGGCCTTCTGTTTTTGCGTTTGAAAGCATCGTATTCAGGTGCAAATCCACTGAGGACGATCATCGGAGGTCTTAGCCATGCATTGAACTGGCCTTTAAGGTTTGTGAAGTGCTTATTCCGAAGGCAACCAAGAATTGCTGGTAGAGGAACCGTTGGTGGGAGACAGACGGGAGATACATCTCAAGTGTGGAGATGCCAAACATGTACATTTGATAATTCAGGCTGGTTAAGTATTTGTGAGATGTGTGGCACAAGTCGTACTGACGATGGGCTGTCATCTCTTGATTCAATAGATGAGATTCAAGACCTATCCTTGGATGAACTGCGGCGTTGGAGACTTCAAAGATTTGGTAGACGATAA
- the LOC132068737 gene encoding rhomboid-like protein 14, mitochondrial isoform X1 has translation MERGRGRWGSVSRGMLPLLALNTLTEYYRLDRKPPVTAGLLAANTIIYLRPSFLDPVIPSINEVWFNPHLILKYKDLKRFFLSAFYHLNESHLVYNMLSLLWKGIQLETSMGTVEFASTVAALVAMSQSITLLLAKSLLLFFDYERPYYQEYAVGFSGVLFAMKVILNAQSDDYTYVHGLLVPTRYAAWAELILIQMFVPGVSFLGHLGGILAGLLFLRLKASYSGANPLRTIIGGLSHALNWPLRFVKCLFRRQPRIAGRGTVGGRQTGDTSQVWRCQTCTFDNSGWLSICEMCGTSRTDDGLSSLDSIDEIQDLSLDELRRWRLQRFGRR, from the exons ATGGAAAGAGGAAGGGGAAGGTGGGGTTCAGTATCACGTGGAATGCTACCTCTATTAGCACTCAATACACTAACCGAATATTACAGGCTTGACAGAAAACCACCGGTTACAGCAGGACTTCTTGCTGCTAATACAATTATATACTTAAGACCCAGTTTTCTTGATCCTGTAATCCCGAGCATTAATGAAGTCTGGTTTAATCCTCATCTCATCCTTAAG TACAAGGACCTGAAACGATTCTTCCTATCAGCATTCTACCATTTGAATGAATCTCACCTAGTGTACAATATGCTTTCACTTCTGTGGAAGGGGATTCAGTTGGAGACATCAATGGGAACTGTAGAATTTGCATCGACAGTTGCAGCCTTAGTTGCTATGTCACAGAGCATCACACTATTGCTTGCAAAGTCACTTCTGCTGTTCTTTGACTATGAGCGGCCCTACTACCAGGAATATGCTGTGGGGTTTTCTGGTGTCCTCTTTGCCATGAAAGTTATTCTCAATGCACAATCAGATGATTATACTTACGTGCATGGGCTGTTGGTACCGACTCGTTATGCTGCCTGGGCGGAATTGATTCTCATACAAATGTTCGTCCCTGGTGTCTCATTTCTTGGCCACCTTGGTGGAATACTTGCCGGCCTTCTGTTTTTGCGTTTGAAAGCATCGTATTCAGGTGCAAATCCACTGAGGACGATCATCGGAGGTCTTAGCCATGCATTGAACTGGCCTTTAAGGTTTGTGAAGTGCTTATTCCGAAGGCAACCAAGAATTGCTGGTAGAGGAACCGTTGGTGGGAGACAGACGGGAGATACATCTCAAGTGTGGAGATGCCAAACATGTACATTTGATAATTCAGGCTGGTTAAGTATTTGTGAGATGTGTGGCACAAGTCGTACTGACGATGGGCTGTCATCTCTTGATTCAATAGATGAGATTCAAGACCTATCCTTGGATGAACTGCGGCGTTGGAGACTTCAAAGATTTGGTAGACGATAA
- the LOC132068737 gene encoding rhomboid-like protein 14, mitochondrial isoform X4 → MNILLLLVQYKDLKRFFLSAFYHLNESHLVYNMLSLLWKGIQLETSMGTVEFASTVAALVAMSQSITLLLAKSLLLFFDYERPYYQEYAVGFSGVLFAMKVILNAQSDDYTYVHGLLVPTRYAAWAELILIQMFVPGVSFLGHLGGILAGLLFLRLKASYSGANPLRTIIGGLSHALNWPLRFVKCLFRRQPRIAGRGTVGGRQTGDTSQVWRCQTCTFDNSGWLSICEMCGTSRTDDGLSSLDSIDEIQDLSLDELRRWRLQRFGRR, encoded by the coding sequence ATGAATATTTTGCTTTTGCTTGTGCAGTACAAGGACCTGAAACGATTCTTCCTATCAGCATTCTACCATTTGAATGAATCTCACCTAGTGTACAATATGCTTTCACTTCTGTGGAAGGGGATTCAGTTGGAGACATCAATGGGAACTGTAGAATTTGCATCGACAGTTGCAGCCTTAGTTGCTATGTCACAGAGCATCACACTATTGCTTGCAAAGTCACTTCTGCTGTTCTTTGACTATGAGCGGCCCTACTACCAGGAATATGCTGTGGGGTTTTCTGGTGTCCTCTTTGCCATGAAAGTTATTCTCAATGCACAATCAGATGATTATACTTACGTGCATGGGCTGTTGGTACCGACTCGTTATGCTGCCTGGGCGGAATTGATTCTCATACAAATGTTCGTCCCTGGTGTCTCATTTCTTGGCCACCTTGGTGGAATACTTGCCGGCCTTCTGTTTTTGCGTTTGAAAGCATCGTATTCAGGTGCAAATCCACTGAGGACGATCATCGGAGGTCTTAGCCATGCATTGAACTGGCCTTTAAGGTTTGTGAAGTGCTTATTCCGAAGGCAACCAAGAATTGCTGGTAGAGGAACCGTTGGTGGGAGACAGACGGGAGATACATCTCAAGTGTGGAGATGCCAAACATGTACATTTGATAATTCAGGCTGGTTAAGTATTTGTGAGATGTGTGGCACAAGTCGTACTGACGATGGGCTGTCATCTCTTGATTCAATAGATGAGATTCAAGACCTATCCTTGGATGAACTGCGGCGTTGGAGACTTCAAAGATTTGGTAGACGATAA